One genomic window of Actinoplanes lobatus includes the following:
- a CDS encoding helix-turn-helix domain-containing protein, with translation MTRITTAELLLHPVRLRIVQAFLGDRDLTTLRLRELLPDVATATLYRQVATLTEAGILEVVEERRVRGAAERTYRLRTGTTVIDAEAAARLTVEQHRAAFAAFAAGLLADYDRYLARGDVDLGRDLVGYRQAALHLTDDELGELITELAGVFARRMALPPEGRTRRLLTTILMPAD, from the coding sequence ATGACCCGGATCACTACGGCGGAGCTGCTGCTGCACCCGGTCCGGCTGCGGATAGTGCAGGCCTTCCTCGGCGATCGCGACCTCACCACGTTGCGACTACGCGAGCTGCTCCCCGACGTGGCGACCGCGACCCTCTATCGGCAGGTGGCCACCCTGACCGAGGCCGGGATCCTGGAGGTGGTCGAGGAGCGCCGGGTGCGCGGCGCCGCCGAGCGCACCTACCGGCTACGGACCGGGACCACGGTCATCGATGCTGAGGCGGCCGCGCGGCTGACCGTCGAGCAGCACCGGGCCGCGTTCGCCGCGTTCGCGGCCGGCCTGCTCGCCGACTACGACCGTTACCTCGCACGCGGCGACGTCGACCTCGGCCGGGACCTGGTCGGCTACCGGCAGGCGGCGCTGCACCTCACCGACGACGAACTCGGCGAGTTGATCACCGAACTGGCCGGAGTGTTCGCCCGGCGCATGGCACTGCCACCCGAGGGCCGCACCCGCCGGCTGCTGACCACCATCCTGATGCCGGCGGATTGA